The stretch of DNA CTCATGTCTATTGTCTCCCGTGCTTGCTGTATGGTGCTTCGTTTATTGCAGTTTGGAGTTTGGACAAACAAATTTGTCCAAACCCTAATACCAGGAGCGGAGAACAGTGTAGGATAAAAGCTTATTAGCGAGAGGTATGTAGAAGTCTCTTGAAAAAATTTACCCTTCGTATCAGCCTTCTAGACTACTAAAAAAATTAACTAGTACAAATCAATACCTGAACCTTAAAGCTTTCAACTAAACCTAACCTCTAACTAAAGAGCGGTATTGTGTTAAGTTAGTTGGTTCTCGCTTATACCTTGGCATCATGCTAGGGAAGCTGTCACCTATTGCAATCTAGACATTCAAACATAACTAGACAAGTGTTTCACTTAAGGATTTTTAGATGCTTAATGTGATTTGAACGATAAGTTAGCCAAACGGTCACGAAATACTTCACCTGTACTAGGACAACATATAGTTCAAAGCTATAAATGGAGTTCAAAAAACTCAAAACTTAATTACAGCAAGGAACATGGTCAAATAGTTCATTTGTACCGTACCGTGATGAGAGAGAAATAAAAATTCCGATTTCAGGCGATCGCTTTATCACTCAATTTTTGGCGAAACATATTTTTGAACCATATTGTGAACATTTTGAATTATATTTTGACCGAAAGTTTAAAATTTTCGACTAAATTAGTGTGTATTACTCGGCATTTTTTACCAAGTCTAAAAATAAAATTTTTGGTCGTATTATGGTTCACATTTAAAACACGCGGACATAATTTGATTCATAAAGCTAAGTTATTGATTGGCTCAAAAACTTGGAATTACGTTAACTTCTGGTCACGTTATGGTTCAAATTTTGGTCACGCAGGGGGTAAAATCACACTTAACTTTGCCGAGAATGCCTTCTTTTAGGCAAAGTATATTGGGAGTAGGCTCCCCAGCATGAGGCTTTGACCTATGCTAATTCATCCCGCTTCACTTCCCTTTAAGGCAATTCACATAAGTCCATTTCCTGTCAATGCGTAAGTCCTACAGATGTCGGTGCGTTGCCTGGTAGAGTGGGTTTCTCAGAAAGTGGTTTTTTGGCTTTGGCTCGTTTGATGAAAGCAATGATGTCATCTCTGGTAGACCCCTCCCTTTTGCATTTCTCGAATGATAGTAACTGCACCGCAAGGAATTGAGCCAATAGAGCGACCTTTCCAAACTCCTTTGATTTTCTCTTTCCAATTAAACGCCCAACGCCAATGAGAGGCGTTATTTGGGTCACGTTCACCTATAACACGGGGATATAACGCTGTCGAACCATCTTGTAACTTTTTGGTTTCTAAGTACGGATAAAGATAACCAACGGATTCGATATCTGAGCTTTTAAGTCCTTTCTCGCTTGATTTTTCGGGTGTCGCAACAGACATAGTGAGCATCCCTGTATGAGTGGATATGAGGTGATTAATGCGAAGCGATCAGCTTTGTAACTTTGGCATTGCTCCAGATATTGCTTCTAATTGATGCTCGTAAAAATCAACTTCAACGTTGAATAAACCTTGCTTGCCAATGATGGGTATAGGCTGGACAATCCGCCTGATGTTGTCCAATCTCCAAGCAAATCTACCTTCGCGCCAATCACCAGTTTCAAGCTCCACCTGCGATTGCTGTTTAATGAACGCGTCAGTCATCTTAATACAAGCAGTTAAATCAACCAGAGCAACGGCATATAAATCAACCAGAGCAACGGCATAGCCAAAGGGCAAATCATCCCACCCCACATAGTTGTCAGTTTCAAGGGGTATTTGTTGATATTGATCCAGTAGGTAATTGTGAGTTAATTTTTGTCCTATGCTAGTCTTCTTGGCAG from Nostoc sp. HK-01 encodes:
- a CDS encoding C-5 cytosine-specific DNA methylase, whose translation is MSVATPEKSSEKGLKSSDIESVGYLYPYLETKKLQDGSTALYPRVIGERDPNNASHWRWAFNWKEKIKGVWKGRSIGSIPCGAVTIIREMQKGGVYQR